One Rickettsia prowazekii str. Breinl genomic region harbors:
- a CDS encoding Sec-independent protein translocase subunit TatA — protein sequence MGMSFSHLLIVLLIIFVLFGAGKLPQVMSDLAKGLKAFKEGMKDDGNDNDKTNN from the coding sequence ATGGGAATGAGCTTTAGCCATTTATTAATAGTTTTATTAATTATTTTTGTATTATTCGGTGCAGGTAAATTACCGCAAGTTATGTCTGATCTTGCAAAAGGTCTTAAAGCCTTCAAAGAAGGTATGAAAGATGATGGCAATGATAACGATAAAACGAATAATTAA